From the genome of Vicia villosa cultivar HV-30 ecotype Madison, WI linkage group LG2, Vvil1.0, whole genome shotgun sequence, one region includes:
- the LOC131648260 gene encoding EPIDERMAL PATTERNING FACTOR-like protein 3, translated as MKGRLFCFMLAMNLLSCVSVAKRPFLSTDAMSHPDPKDAPVPYQTIESKKVRENTKSENVGMSNIKIGSSPPSCEHKCYGCKPCEAIQVPSKSSRRSHLRLEYANYEPESWKCKCGPSFYSP; from the exons ATGAAAGGGAGATTATTCTGTTTTATGCTAGCTATGAATCTACTAAGCTGTGTTTCTGTTGCTAAAAGACCATTTCTTTCAACTGATGCAATGTCCCATCCAG ACCCAAAAGATGCACCAGTACCATACCAAACCATAGAGTCCAAAAAG GTAAGAGAAAATACTAAGTCAGAGAATGTAGGGATGAGTAACATCAAGATAGGGTCAAGTCCACCAAGCTGTGAGCATAAATGTTATGGATGCAAACCATGTGAAGCAATTCAAGTTCCAAGTAAAAGTAGTAGGAGAAGTCATTTGAGACTTGAGTATGCAAATTATGAACCTGAGAGCTGGAAATGCAAATGTGGCCCTTCCTTCTACAGTCCATGA
- the LOC131653914 gene encoding IQ domain-containing protein IQM2-like codes for MKIIKKLTFYFHKLMEMLALRNEDDIKVNFNRDINFNTFYKPYHVTTTTEEDEECIGLKVALSCKYLISQNNSDTEDEAEDLVLLDEQSHTTVLLPKKPEVVMLFSSSALADADRDLAATKLQKVYKSYRIRRYLADLAVVCEELWWKDSDSSAFQRCLISHFDSDKSETAISKWATARTIAAKMGRGLSKDDKGQRLARKHWLEAIDPRHRYGHNLHFYYDVWFQCQSSEPFFYWLDIGDGKRVDIDKCARKKLQRQCIKYLGPIEREAYEVTVEGGKLVYKQSKNFVHTTEGSKWIFVLSSSRVLYVGQKEKGKFQHSSFVAGAATIASGRIIALNGVLHVIWPYSGHYRPTEKNLMEFVHFLEEHHVDMTNVKKHPVDDDIPPPLKPVDEELHIEHIENVEINKALSSKWTTGVAPRIGYVREYPSKHQLQALEELNPTPKANYGIFEDKTILLSHRLENMEPI; via the exons ATGAAAATTATAAAGAAGCTCACTTTCTACTTCCAT AAATTAATGGAAATGTTAGCATTAAGAAATGAAGATGATATCAAAGTGAACTTCAACAGAGATATCAATTTCAATACTTTCTATAAGCCTTATCATGTTACTACTACTACCGAAGAAGACGAAGAATGTATAGGCTTGAAGGTGGCATTGTCATGCAAATATCTAATTTCGCAGAATAATTCGGATACAGAAGATGAAGCTGAGGACTTGGTGTTGCTAGatgaacaaagtcacacaacagtTTTGTTACCGAAAAAACCAGAAGTTGTAATGTTGTTTTCTTCTTCTGCGCTTGCTGATGCTGACCGTGATTTAGCTGCAACGAAGCTGCAGAAAGTTTATAAGAGTTACAGGATTAGAAGATATCTAGCAGATTTGGCTGTTGTTTGCGAGGAGCTGTGGTGGAAGGATTCAGACTCTTCTGCTTTTCAAAGGTGTTTGATTTCGCATTTTGATTCTGATAAATCTGAAACCGCTATTTCAAAATGGGCAACAGCAAGAACAATAGCAGCTAAG ATGGGAAGAGGGTTGTCCAAAGATGATAAGGGGCAAAGATTAGCTCGAAAACACTGGCTTGAAGCT ATTGATCCTCGTCATCGATACGGACACAACCTGCATTTCTATTATGATGTTTGGTTTCAATGTCAAAGTTCTGAGCCCTTTTTCTATTG GTTGGATATTGGAGATGGCAAAAGAGTAGATATTGACAAATGTGCAAGAAAGAAATTGCAGAGGCAATGCATAAAGTACCTTGGACCT ATAGAAAGGGAAGCATATGAGGTAACTGTGGAAGGAGGGAAGCTTGTTTATAAACAAAGCAAGAACTTTGTACACACAACTGAGGGATCTAAGTGGATTTTTGTTCTTAGTTCATCTAGAGTTTTGTATGTTGGACAGAAGGAGAAAGGAAAATTTCAACACTCAAGTTTTGTAGCTGGTGCTGCTACCATTGCATCTGGAAGAATTATTGCTCTCAATGGAGTACTTCAT GTTATATGGCCTTATAGCGGTCATTATCGTCCGACAGAGAAGAATCTTATGGAATTCGTTCACTTCTTGGAGGAACATCATGTGGATATGACAAATGTAAAG AAACATCCGGTTGATGATGATATTCCACCTCCTTTAAAACCTGTGGACGAGGAACTTCACATTGAGCACATAGAAAATGTTGAAATTAACAAGGCAttgtcaagcaaatggacaaCTGGAGTTGCTCCTAGGATTGGTTACGTGAGAGAGTATCCATCAAAACATCAACTTCAAGCACTTGAAGAGCTCAATCCAACACCAAAAGCCAACTATGGAATATTTGAAGACAAAACTATTCTTCTGTCACATAGGCTTGAAAACATGGAACCTATCTAG